ACCCTGTCGCAGCAGATCAAGGCCCTGGAAACAGAACTGGGCATGCCGCTGTTTGACCGTGTGGGCAAACACGTGCAGCTCACGGAAGCAGGCAGTGTGTTCCTGCTGCATGCCCGGCAAATACTCCTCGATGTGGAGAAAGGCAAACAGGCGATAGAAGGGCTGCAAAATCTGCTCACCGGCGAGCTGCGTATCGGCGCCACCTATGCTTTTACTTCACTGCTGCTGCCGGCATTGACGTCCTTTCCGGAGAAATATCCTGGCCTGCGCATCTTTGTGCATTATGGCAACACGGAAGAACTGGAAAGGAAGCTGCGGTCGTCTGAACTGGATTTTGTCCTGGCGTTTCATCAGCTGACGCCGGGCAAAGAGTTTGAAAGCCAGGAGCTGTTTATCTCCAAAGTAGTGATGGCAGTCTCTAAAAAGCATCCTATGGCGCAACTGAAGGAGATCAACCTGAAAAGCCTGGACGGGATGGAGATGATCCTGGCCTCTAAAGGCTTTAGTTCCCGCGATTTCCTCAGTGAGGTGCTGGAGAAACACAAAGTGTACCCGGCTGTGAGAATTGAGCTCAATGATGTGCATGCATTGTTGTCCATGCTGGAAGGCGGGCATTGGGTAACGTTGCTGAATGAACGGGCGCTCAACGGCTGGAAAAACCTGGTGGCGGTGCCTATCGCTGGCAAAGCCTTGCTGCGCAAGGCTTATGTGCTCTGGCAGAAAGGGACTTACCGCAAAAAGGCGGCAGACCTCTTCGTGAAGGAGCTGTTAAAAAGCATAGAAAAACAAAAGCAGTAGTCCTTACTGTGCGTCCATCACCTGTAGTGCCCCGTACTTAAAATATTTATCAAAAGTGGTCAGGAAAGTATTGAGACTGGTAAATCCCAGCCGGTCCATAATGGTGGTCACCGGTGTGTTGCGGGTGCTCAGCATTTCAAAAGCTACGGCCATTTTTTCCTGTAATACCAGCTCCGGTATGGTCAGGTGGAACTCCTGCTCAAACGGGCGGCGTAGCAGCGCTTCTTCCACGCCAAATTTCTGTTGCAGCATTTTGTAGGTCAGTGGTTCATCAAGATGGTCCAGGATGTAGCGGAAAATCTCGTACAACTGCTGCCTTTTGGCTTCGTTCATCATAATGGGCGCCGGTGCTATCAGCCGCCGGGTGTAGTTGCCGTAGAAGTCGGCAGCATTGCGGCGAAAGAAACTATAGGCGCTGTTGCCGATGTATTTGGCCCGCAGGATACGGTCACGTATCAGGCGGCTCACAGGGTTTAGGAGGAATGGCGCCTTATGCAGCGGTTCTGTCACATTGGAAACCGGAATGGCAGCCAGTGCGCTCAGCAGGGGAAATTCCCGTGCCAGCTCTTTCAGGGCGTAAGGTTCTATATTGATATGAAAGCTGAGTGGTTGTGAAGAGCCAGGCAGTGGCGGTTCTTCAGCCGCCATAACGTTGAAGAGGCTGACTTCTTTTTCCAGCTGTTGGCGGTTGTTGATAGTGCCCCGCATACTCTCTACGTCGTCGTACGCGTGAAGGGTGATCACCTGGTACTGCGAGTAGTGGCGGAGCTGCACGCCCGGCCGCATCTGAATGCTGTGCACCCAGATAGAGAATTCACCGGCCCTGATGTTCTGATCAAGGATAGAGCCGTCTTTGTCTTCATGGTAATAAAACCGCGCATAGGGGATGAGTTGCCCCTGGAATGCAGCGGGAATGTCCTGGTGCGGCGTAAACGTCGTGTCATCCCTTTCGATGTACAGGATTTTGGTAGTTGATTTCATTTGGAAATGGTTTTGATCAGGACCTATTGCAGCAGCTTCATACTGTCTTCCGCCGGGTGCGCCGGGGCGGGCAGCAGTATGCCGGCCGGAAATGGTTCTCCGCCGGGGCTTGCGATGAATATCTTGTGAATGGCCGGGGAGGTGTCTATCACACCATGGGGACCATAATGGCGGGAGGCAATTGTCTTCAGTCCGGCAAGGGTTACGCTGGAAAAATAGAACTGCTTTTTGCGCCAGGCATCGGCCTCCTGTTCTGTAAAGCGCTGTACGTCAAATGTGCGGGCGCTGTCATTGTAAATGGCCTGTTGGCCCGGCTGCAGCACTATCTGCCGTCTGCCGGCGATCATACGGAGGGAGCCTTCGGTAAGGGATATACGAATATGACGGGGATCTTTGGTATTGACGTGAAAACTGGTGCCCAGTACCTGCACTGTGCTGTTGGGAAGTTGCAGTACAAATGGCTGGTTGGGATTGGCCGCTATCCGGAAGTAGGCTTCGCCCTTCAGGAATGTTTCCCGTACGGCCCTGGTGAAGCTGAAGGGAAACTTCAGTTCTGTGCCGGCATTGAGCCAGATTTCCGTGCCGTCTGCCAGCGTTACTTTATAGTGGCTTGCCTCCGGAACGGTCAGGGTATTGATGCCGGATGGCAGGTTAACGGCAGACTGCAGGGAGAGCATGCCTGCCTGTACGGCCAGTGGCTGCTGATCAATGGTGAGGACGGCCGGTGTGGCGGGCAACTGGTGAACAGTCCCGTCGGCCAGGGCCAGTGTGGCCACCGGCGACGCTGGCAATGATTCCGTATTGGCGGCTACGGTGACGCCATATCGACTATAAGCATACCAGTAAGCCGCAAATACTGCAAGGAATATGCTGACAGCGATGCCCCACCTGAACAGTGGCGGACGCACCGGCCCATCGGTAATGCTATAGGTATTGCGCCAGGGCGCGTGTTCCTGCAATTGCTTGCCGCTTTCAATCGTGTTCCACATTTCACGGGCTTCCGGTACTTCTTCCAGATAAGTGTCCAGTAATGCCTCATCGGCAGCCGAAATAATACCGGCTTTCTTTTCGGTCATTAACTGAAATATGGTCGTAAGATTTTTCATCAATCAATATAACAGAAATATTATCGGGGCGGGGTAGTTCAGAAGCGGATTTTTTCAAGCAGTTGCCGAAGCGTCTTCAGGGCGGAGGCCACGTGTTTTTTGACGGTTTCTTCGCTGATGTCCATCACAGCGGCAATTTCCTTGCGGGTTTTATGTTCCTGGTAGGCCAGCCGGAATACCTGCGACTGTTTCTGGGGCAACAGGTTGATGGCGCCTTCCAGCTGCGCACGCAGCTCATTCTTTTCCAACCGGCTGTCGGGAGTTATGTAGGGAGGATACTGCAGCCAGGAGAGCCGCTTCTTTCGGGTTTCGTCTTTTGAAATCCTGTTCAGGCAACGGTTTTTGATGCTCACAAAAAGAAAATTCTTCAGCGTGGGTATCGTGTTGAGGTCTATTCGCTTATATAAGGCCTGCTGCCAGAAATCGATAAAGAATTCCTGCACCAGCTCCTGGGCCTCTTCCTGGTCCTGGAGTATGGTCATGGCGGTAATCAATAACCACTCACGGTAAAGATGGTAGAAATGGTCAAAAGCTTCTACGCTACCGGTCTGTAGGGCCGCCAGTAATTCAATATCGTCATGATGGACATTCATGCTTTGTATGCAGTTAAGCTGCCGGGGGAGGGTATAAGCCCCGGAAATAGCTGTCCCGCGCTGGTTTTCATCATACAGTGTAATGATTGATTGGGTATCTGTTCCTGGCAAACATAATTTTCAGGTATATTCGATCTGTAACCGTCCGACGGATTTTCCGGAAGATAATGAATTTGTTAATCAATTGTTAATCGTACTTGGATTTACTAAACCGCTAACGAGCTGTTAACAAAAAATATAATAGATTGATATACATGTAGATATAAAAATTTAGAGGACGGAAACGGCCCATGGGAGGGTGGAAAAAAATACACAAATGAACAAAAAGAAATCCCTGTCTTAAAAAAGACAGGGACCAACGATTTTTATCACGGGAAGATTACTTTTTAGGCTTGCGTTTTTTAGGCTTACCATATTTCAGCATCATTTTATCCTTATGGCTGATCTTACGGTTCGTCTTCATATTTTTAGCCAGCTTCTGGTGGAAAGCGGGGCCGGCATCTTCGCGCTTGGGCGCCTTCACCAGCGTATTGCGCATAAATACTTTGGGTTTCTCATCTTCGGTCAGTACATCAGAAATCACCAGGTCTTCGGGTAAGGGCCTTTCGGGGATGCTATAGTTCATCAACCCCTCAATGGCAGCCAGTTCTTCTGTCTCCTGGTCTTTGGTCAGCAGAATGGCAATCCCCTTTTTATCTGCACGGCCGGTCCTCCCGATACGATGAATATAATTTTCCGGTACCTCCGGCGTGTCAAAGTTGATCACATGGCTTACCTCTGCAATGTCCAGTCCTCGGGCAATGATATCTGTCGCAATCAGGAAACGGTAAGCGCCTGCCTGGAACTGGTTTACGGTATTAAAACGATGGTTTTGTTCTTTATTGGAATGAATAACGCCCACTTTGTCCGGGAACTTGGCCTGTAACTGCTCATACAGGTCGTCTGCCAGTTTTTTCGTGCCCGCAAAAATGAGGGTTTTGACCATGGTCTCGTCCCGGGTGATGAGCAACTCCAGCAGATTGACCTTGGTATTGAAATTTGGCACCCGGTACAGCACCTGGTCAATGTTTTCCAGCGGCGTGCCTGTAGGTGCCGCTTCTATCATAACAGGATTGTTGAAATGCGTTTGTATCATCGCTTCCACCTCTTCTGTGATAGTGGCGGAGAACATCAGGTTTTGCCGGCGTTGCGGCAGCAGGTCCATAATGTTGGTCAGCTGCATCCGGAAACCCAGGTTCAGCATTTCATCTACTTCATCGATGATCAGTTTTTTGATGGACTTCACTTTGAGCGCGCCACTGAGAATAATATCGTATAGGCGTCCGGGTGTGGCCACCAGTATATCGACTTTGTCCTGCACCGCTGCCATCTGCGGATTCATGTTCACCCCGCCATATACGCCCATTACCTCCACACTCATATAAGTGGTCAGTTTTTTTATGGATTCCACTACCTGTACCACCAGCTCACGGGTAGGCACCATAATGAGCACCTGCGGATGTTTCTCTTTGGTAAACTTAAACTGCCGCAGCGTAGGCAGCAGGTAAGCAAAGGTTTTACCCGTACCGGTCTGGGCAATACCGCAAACATCCTGTCCGGACATGATCACGGAAAAGGCCCGTTGCTGTATGGTAGTAGGCTTTACAAAGCCCAGCTCGTCGAGTGCATTGCGTAAAGGTGTGTTCAGATTTAAATCCCCAAATGTCATGTTTCTACAAAATATGAACGGCGAAGGTAAACAATATTTTTGGCCTGTGGCTGTAAAGGCCCATTCCGCATGATTCCTGACAGCTTTTCGTTACATTTAAGCCAGCAAAATATTATTGGTATGAAGGATATACATGTTCAGGCAATACGCGTGCACGCCTACGGCGGATCAGATCAATTGCGCCTGGAAGAGGTGCCGGTACCGGCGCCGGGACCAGGGGAGGTGTTAATCAACATAGTGGCCAGCGGGGTTAATCCCATCGACTGGAAAATCAGGGAGGGCATGATGCAAAAACCATTGCCCTATATCCCGGGAGTGGAAGCTTCGGGTGTGGTAGTGGCCCTCGGCGAAGGGGTGACCGACAAGAAAGTGGGCCAGGCCGTATACGGCGCGGTAGACGGTTCCTACGCCGCCTGCGCGGTAGTGCCTTCGGAACAGTTGTTCCCCAAGCCCATGCATTTGTCCTTCGAGGAAGCTGCTGCCTGCGGTGGCGCTAAAACCGCCTGGGGCGCACTTTTCGATGTGGGCAAACTTACCAAAGGCCAACGGGTGCTTATTCATGCCGGCGCTGGAGGGGTAGGGCATTTCGCCGTGCAATTGGCATATCATGCCGGCGCGTACGTGATCGCCACCAGTTCAGCCGAAAATGCTGAATTCGTGAAATCCCTCGGTGCTTCTGAAGTGATTGACTACACGGCGGCGCCTTTTGAAACACAGGTCGCTGCCGTTGATGTGGTACTGGACACTGTCGGCGGTGACACACTTGACCGCTCCTATCAGCTGGTCAAACCCGGTGGTATGCTCTTATGCCTTGTGCAACAACCGTCGCAGGAAAAGGCCGCAGCAGCCGGTATCCGCGCGGTATGGGCAGGAACTAAAACACTGCATGCCATGCAGGAAGTGGCTAAATTGCTGGACAAAGACCTCATCAGGCCTTACGTCCGGAAAGTGTTTGTACCGTTGTCCAGCGCCGCTGCAGCACAGGACTATAGCCAGTTAGGCGGGCCGGGAAGAGGAAAGATCGTGTTGAAGATAGAGGAATAATCACTGCGCCCCATTCACCTCCTGCGCATCCGCCGCCGACCCGAATATCGTTTTCCGGTGTGCTGTGCCCCATGTATATAAAGCGTCAATCACCGGATTGAGCGTGTCGGCATAAGGCGTTAAGGTATATTCCACGCTCACGGGCTGACTGTCAAATACGCTGCGTTTGACCAGCTTATGTGCTTCCAGGTCTTTCAGCTCTTTGGACAATACTTTGGAGGTGATTTTCGGTATGTTCCTTTCGATGTCCCGGAAGCGTTTATGTCCCCGGGAAATGGCAATAATGATCGGTAATTTCCACTTGCCGTTGATCACGTCCAGCGCGTCCCGTACCGGCATGATCACGCCCAGGCAATCTTTGTGGTCTCCCGTTTCCATACATTTTTCTTTCGCTGTTAGGGCGAGGGGATGTTCTGCTGTTATATCTGCTCCCATACGATTTTTATATTTAGATATTTTTTTATGATTTAAATATTTATTATACATAATTGTTTGATGAATAAATATCTAAATGACAAAATGCTCAAATAAAGTCGGTAACTTTTTGTATAGCACTATCCTAAAGGTAACTGCTTACTTTTGGATAGCAAATATATTAACTTTGCAGGAGTTTCTTAAAATAAAGATGAATAAGATGAAAGTAGAAATATGGTCAGACATCATGTGCCCCTTTTGTTATATTGGCAAACGCAAATTTGAGGCGGCTTTGGACAAGTTCCCTGAAAAAGACAAGATAGAAGTAGAGTGGAAGAGCTTTCAGCTCAACCCCGACCTGAAATCCACGCCGGGAACAAATGTCTATGATTACCTGGCGGAACATAAAGGCATCTCCCGGGACCAATCCGTAAGAATGCACCAGCAGGTAACCCAGTCGGCCAGTGAAGTGGGACTGACCTATAACTTCGACAAGGCGGTGGTGGCCAACTCCTTCGATGCTCACCGGTTGATACAAATGGCAAAGGCTCAGAAACTGGGTGATGCGGCAGAAGAAAAACTCTTTATCGCTTATTTCACGGAAGGAAAAAATATCGCGGACCATGAAGTGCTGACAGACATCGGTGCGTCAATAGGCCTGGACCGCAAAGCGGTGGTGGATATGCTGGCGTCCGGCGAGTTTGCCGGCGAGGTAAACCTGGATGTGCGGGAAGCGGAACAGCTCGGCGCCCGTGGCGTGCCTTTCTTTGTACTGGACCGCAAATACGGCGTATCTGGCGCACAGCCGTCAGAAGCCTTTACACAAGCGCTTACGCAGGCGTTTGGCGAATGGCGCAAAACACAGCCACTCACAACGCTGGAAACAACGGAAGGGCCTTCCTGCGCACTGGACGGGACTTGTGATTAAGATCAGACCGGAGATGACATTATCTTATTAGCTTTGTTGTTCAAACTATCTGATTTATGTCGCTCCTTAAAAGGATCAACCCTTTCTCCAAACAAAATGACGAGACCGGCTTCGGTACCAATCCCAATGGTTACGGAGGCCGGTTCATTAACCGCGACGGCACCTTTAATATCCGCCGCGAAGGCCGCCCGTTCTGGGACCGGTTTAGCGTCTATCACACACTGCTCAACCTTCCGGCCTGGAAATTCACCTGCGTGATCCTCCTGTTTTATTTCTCGATCAATCTGTTGTACACCGGTATCTATTGGATGCTGGGGGTAGACCAGTTCCAGGGCATCATCGGGCAAACTCCCTGGATGCGATTAAAAGAGATTTTTTTCTTCAGCACGGAAACCTTTACCACAGTAGGTTATGGCAGGGTAAATCCCATTGGCGACGGTGCCAATATGGTGGCGGCCATCGAAGCCATGTCGGGCTTTCTCTCCTTTGCGGTGGCCACCGGTCTCATGTATGGCCGTTTCTCGAGGCCAAGGGCGCACCTCGTATTCAGTGACAATGCGCTGATCGGCCCCTATAAAGACATGACCGGCCTGATGTTCCGCTTCGCCTCCTATAAAGACAACCATACGCTCACCAATGTGGACGTAACAGTAACGATCGGTCTGCAGGTAATGGAGAACGGTACACCGGTATACAAATTCTACTCCCTGCCGCTGGAAAGAGGAAAAATAGAGAGCCTTTCCATGAACTGGACCGTCGTACATCCCATCGATGAAAACAGCCCGTTGCTGGGCTTTACCGCAGAAGACATGCGTAACGCTGACGTGGAGATTTATGTGCTGGTAAAAGGCTTTAACGATGTATACGCCAACACGGTATTGCAACGTACTTCCTACACCTATGAGGAGATACAGTTCAACCGCAAGTTTATTCCCATGTACCGGGAAAGTGAAAACGGCAGGACCACCATTCTGGAATTACACATGCTTAATAAATCCAGGGAAACAAACTGATTTACAGATTTTTTGATTTTGCGAATAAAAGCGAAGACCAAAGCGGTATCAGCTACCTGCTTTGGTCTTCGCTTTTATCAGTTTGGGAAATCAAAAAATCCCTAAATTTTTCTCCGGGAAATCATCAGCAGGCCGATATACGTAAAGGCGCCGTTAATGATCAGCAGTTCCAGTCCAATCTGGAACTGTTTGAACAGCACGGATTGATTGGTGTCCACCACGTAGCAGAGCAGTGGCGCCACCACACAAACGATCGGCACCAGGCGGTCGTTGACGGTCCGTTTGCTCAGGATGCCAAAGGCGAAGAGGCCAAGCAGCGGCCCGTAGGTATAAGTGGCCACTTTCAGGATCACGCCGATCATACTGGGGTTGTTCACCCATTCAAATACCATGACAAACAGCAGGAAGATAAATGCCATCATCAGGTGGATACGCTGACGTACCTTCTTTTTTCTGGCTTCGTCCCAGTCGCTGCGACGTTGTATGTCCAGGATGTCTATGCAGATAGATGAGGTGAGGGCCGTCATGGCGCCGTCAGCGCTGGGGAACAGCGCAGAGATCAGCGCAATGATGAAGATCACGGAGATCACCGGAGGCATGTGGCGCAGGGCCAGTTCAGGGAACAACGCATCGCCGCTGGCAGATACCTGTACTTGTGAGCCGTAGAGGTTCAACAGCCCCCCCAGGAACAGGAACAGGCCAATCACCACTAACATGATAAATGCCAGGGACACCATGTTTTTCTGGGAGTCGCGCAGGGTTTTAACAGAAATGTTTTTCTGCATCATCTCCTGGTCAAGGCCGGTCATGGTTATGGTGATAAACGCTCCGGCCAATATCTGTTTGACAAAAAACAGCTTGCTGTTGGGATCAAATTCGAAAATACGGGTAAGCCCTTTTTCCTGCATGGCGCTGATACTCTGGCCCATGTCCATGTGCATGGCATGCAGGATGTAAAATACGCAGATGATCAGGCCTGCCAGCATACAGGTGGTCTGCAGGGTGTCGGTATACACGATCGTCTTCACGCCGCCTTCATAGGTATATACCAGGATCATAAAGAGAATGATGAGGGTAGTAAGCCAGAAGGGGACCCCAAAGCTGGACAGGATGGCGTCTTGCAGGATACGCACCACCAGGTACAGCCGGGCGGTTGCCCCCAACGTACGTGACAGGATAAAGAAAGATGCCCCTGTTTTGTACGACATCACCCCAAAGCGCGTGTTCAGGTAGTTGTAAATGGAAGTCAGTTGCAGCCGGTAATAAAGCGGTATCAACACATAGGCAATGGTGATGTACCCGATAAAGTAACCCAGCGTGATCTGGAAATAGGTAAAGGCGTCTTTGCCAACCGCCCCCGGAACACTGACAAACGTAACACCGCTCAAAGAGGTGCCAATCATCCCGAACGCTACCAGCATCCAGTTACTGTTGCGGTTTCCGATAAAAAAGGAGTCATTGTTAGACCCACGGCCGGTGTACCAGGCGACAATCAGTAAAATAACAAAGTAAGCAACGACGAACGAAAATAATAATCCTGGTGACATAAATGAGTTTTAATCAAGACCGCACACAATATACAGTGCTAAATCACAAATATAACATCTTACCCTATTGAGTGTATGTATGTTGCAGGGGTGTTTTTTACACTATTAACCTTTGTTATGATTATTTGCTTTTGTCAAACAAAATAGTTGACTATGTCAAGTATTTTCGTATTTTTGGTTGAAATACAAATTTCTATGTCACCCAATGATACACTGATAGCGGATGTTCGCCATTTTAACCGCTTTTATACAGGCGTAGTGGGCCTGTTGGACCAGCACATCCTGGAAACCAAATATTCGCTTTCGGAAGTGCGGGTGTTATATGAGATCGGGGAGCAGGAAAAATGCACCTCCGGTCAATTGATCGCTGTGATGAAGATAGACGGGGGATACCTCAGTCGTATCCTGAAGAAATTTGAAACCGCCGGATTGATCACCCGGCAGCAGTCGCCCGCCGACGGCCGTACCTTCTTCCTGCAACTCACCGCTAAAGGAAGGAAAATGATGACCGGCCTCAATGAAAGATCATCGGAACAGATCCGTCAGATACTGGAACCACTGGAAATGTCCCAACGGCAACAGGTCACCGGCGCCATGAAAACCATCGAAACTGTCTTGTCAGGCAACAGCGCCGCGGCGCCAACTTCGGATATCCGTATCCGTTACGATCTGCAACCAGGCGATATCGGATACCTGATATACCTGCATGGAGAACTGTACGCGAAGGAGTGTGGCTATAACTTTGAATTTGAATCCTATGTGTGCAAAACGTTCCAGGATTTTCTCACCACCTACAACACCAACAAAGACAGGGTGTTTCTGGCCGTTGCGGACAACCGGATCGTGGGAGCGGTGGCCATACTGGGCTCTTCCCGTTACCTGGCCCAGCTGCGCTGGTTCATTGTGCATCCCGATTACCGGGGACGCGGACTGGGAAAACGCCTTTTTGCAGAAGCCATCGCCTTCTGCCGGGAGAAAAATTATCAGAACGTATATCTGATGACCACCAGCCTGCAAAACACTGCCATCGACATCTATAAAAAGGCAGGCTTCCGGAAAACGGGAGAGAAGTTCCTGCAGCTGTGGGGCCAGCAACAGTATGAACAACGGTATGATATGGACCTTACCCAATAGATATTTACAAATTACAAATTACGAATTACGAATTACGAATTACGAATGGAGGACCTCCTTATCGGTAGGTTACTAACTAACCTTTCCATTAAAGGATCCTCCATTCGTAATTCGTAATTCGTAATTTTTTAGGGATTATATAAACGTAGCAAAACTATCTGTCCCAAATGGTAGGCATCGTGTTCTGCGAGGCCCTGTAAATAATAAACGGCTTTTTTATCGGTGCCTGGAAAGGTATCAAACAGGGCTGCTTCCGGGAACTTACGGATAGTGGCGGCTATCTGGTCAAATGAGTGCTCCAGCCGGTGAATGGTGGCCTGCCAGTTTTCCTCCCCATGGTTTTCCGGCATATAAAAGTCCGGAAGGTCTCCGTCTTTTTCCGGCGGTTCGTTATGCATATACCGCTCTACCCGCTGATGCCAGAAGATAACATGGTTCACGATCTGCCAGATGTTATTGGAGCCGTTCAGGCTTTTTACGGCCTGACGTGCGTCTATCCGGGAAAGATGTTCCCTGAAAGTTACATCCAGCCAGGGTTTCCCATTGTATAACGCTTCTATGGAAGAAGCGAGGTGTTCTGTAAGCTGCATAATTCGTAATTTAACTTATTTGTCGGTATTTTTAAAGTAAAACCCAAACGTTATGAACCAAGTGGATCTGGAAACGAACAAGAACGAAGATGCCATGAGACTGGCCATCAGCACTATGAAACAGCGCCTCGGCACCATCGAACAGGGCGGCGGGAAAAAAAGCCTGGAGAAGGTCCGCCAACGGGGCAAGCTGACGGCCAGGGAACGGATTCAATATCTGATAGACAAAGACACTCCTTTTATTGAAATCGGCGCCTTTGCTGCCTATGAGATGTACCCCGAATACGGCGGTTGCCCCGCTGCCGGCACAGTTGGCGGCATCGGTTACGTAAGCGGCCGCCAGTGTATGATCGTGGCCAACGACATGACAGTAAAAGCCGGCGCCTGGTTTCCCATGACGGGCAAAAAGAACCTGCGCTTACAGGAAATAGCCATGGAGAACCATCTCCCGGTCATCTACCTGGTAGACAGCGCCGGCGTGTTCCTGCCCATGCAGGATGAAATATTCCCTGACAAGGAACACTTTGGCCGCATCTTCCGTAACAACGCCCGCATGAGCGCCATGGGCATCACCCAGATAGCGGCCGTAATGGGCAGTTGTGTGGCGGGCGGCGCCTATCTCCCCATTATGAGCGATGAAGTGCTGATGGTGGAAGGCAACGGCTCTATCTTTCTCGCCGGCCCGTACCTTGTAAAGGCGGCTATCGGTGAAGACGTAGATGCGGAAACGTTAGGTGGCGCTGTTACCCATACCGAAATCTCCGGTATCGCCGATTACAAATTCAAAACAGACGAAGAATGCCTCGATCAGATAAAACGGATCGTCAGCAAAATAGGGCAGGGGCCCACTGCCGGATTTGACCGCATCGCGCCGGTGGCGCCGGCACAGCCCGAAGCAGAACTGCACGCCGTGCTGCCGTCAGACAGTTCCCGTCCGTATGACATGCTCGACATCATCCGCCGCATCGTGGACGATTCCGCTTTTGATCAATACAAACAGGACTATGGTAAAAGCATCCTTTGCGGTTACGCCCGCATCGACGGCTGGGCGGTAGGCATCGTGGCCAACCAGCGTAAAATAGTGAAGAGCCGCAAAGGCGAATTACAGATGGGCGGCGTTATCTACAACGACAGCGCCGACAAGGCTGCCCGCTTCATCATGAACTGCAACCAGAAAAAAATACCGCTGGTGTTCCTGCAGGACGTAACCGGCTTCATGGTCGGCAGCCGCAGCGA
This sequence is a window from Chitinophaga varians. Protein-coding genes within it:
- a CDS encoding LysR substrate-binding domain-containing protein translates to MELRQLAYFVKAAETAHFTEAAAAMYITQSTLSQQIKALETELGMPLFDRVGKHVQLTEAGSVFLLHARQILLDVEKGKQAIEGLQNLLTGELRIGATYAFTSLLLPALTSFPEKYPGLRIFVHYGNTEELERKLRSSELDFVLAFHQLTPGKEFESQELFISKVVMAVSKKHPMAQLKEINLKSLDGMEMILASKGFSSRDFLSEVLEKHKVYPAVRIELNDVHALLSMLEGGHWVTLLNERALNGWKNLVAVPIAGKALLRKAYVLWQKGTYRKKAADLFVKELLKSIEKQKQ
- a CDS encoding helix-turn-helix domain-containing protein — encoded protein: MKSTTKILYIERDDTTFTPHQDIPAAFQGQLIPYARFYYHEDKDGSILDQNIRAGEFSIWVHSIQMRPGVQLRHYSQYQVITLHAYDDVESMRGTINNRQQLEKEVSLFNVMAAEEPPLPGSSQPLSFHINIEPYALKELAREFPLLSALAAIPVSNVTEPLHKAPFLLNPVSRLIRDRILRAKYIGNSAYSFFRRNAADFYGNYTRRLIAPAPIMMNEAKRQQLYEIFRYILDHLDEPLTYKMLQQKFGVEEALLRRPFEQEFHLTIPELVLQEKMAVAFEMLSTRNTPVTTIMDRLGFTSLNTFLTTFDKYFKYGALQVMDAQ
- a CDS encoding FecR family protein is translated as MTEKKAGIISAADEALLDTYLEEVPEAREMWNTIESGKQLQEHAPWRNTYSITDGPVRPPLFRWGIAVSIFLAVFAAYWYAYSRYGVTVAANTESLPASPVATLALADGTVHQLPATPAVLTIDQQPLAVQAGMLSLQSAVNLPSGINTLTVPEASHYKVTLADGTEIWLNAGTELKFPFSFTRAVRETFLKGEAYFRIAANPNQPFVLQLPNSTVQVLGTSFHVNTKDPRHIRISLTEGSLRMIAGRRQIVLQPGQQAIYNDSARTFDVQRFTEQEADAWRKKQFYFSSVTLAGLKTIASRHYGPHGVIDTSPAIHKIFIASPGGEPFPAGILLPAPAHPAEDSMKLLQ
- a CDS encoding RNA polymerase sigma factor, with the translated sequence MNVHHDDIELLAALQTGSVEAFDHFYHLYREWLLITAMTILQDQEEAQELVQEFFIDFWQQALYKRIDLNTIPTLKNFLFVSIKNRCLNRISKDETRKKRLSWLQYPPYITPDSRLEKNELRAQLEGAINLLPQKQSQVFRLAYQEHKTRKEIAAVMDISEETVKKHVASALKTLRQLLEKIRF
- a CDS encoding DEAD/DEAH box helicase encodes the protein MTFGDLNLNTPLRNALDELGFVKPTTIQQRAFSVIMSGQDVCGIAQTGTGKTFAYLLPTLRQFKFTKEKHPQVLIMVPTRELVVQVVESIKKLTTYMSVEVMGVYGGVNMNPQMAAVQDKVDILVATPGRLYDIILSGALKVKSIKKLIIDEVDEMLNLGFRMQLTNIMDLLPQRRQNLMFSATITEEVEAMIQTHFNNPVMIEAAPTGTPLENIDQVLYRVPNFNTKVNLLELLITRDETMVKTLIFAGTKKLADDLYEQLQAKFPDKVGVIHSNKEQNHRFNTVNQFQAGAYRFLIATDIIARGLDIAEVSHVINFDTPEVPENYIHRIGRTGRADKKGIAILLTKDQETEELAAIEGLMNYSIPERPLPEDLVISDVLTEDEKPKVFMRNTLVKAPKREDAGPAFHQKLAKNMKTNRKISHKDKMMLKYGKPKKRKPKK
- a CDS encoding NADP-dependent oxidoreductase; this translates as MKDIHVQAIRVHAYGGSDQLRLEEVPVPAPGPGEVLINIVASGVNPIDWKIREGMMQKPLPYIPGVEASGVVVALGEGVTDKKVGQAVYGAVDGSYAACAVVPSEQLFPKPMHLSFEEAAACGGAKTAWGALFDVGKLTKGQRVLIHAGAGGVGHFAVQLAYHAGAYVIATSSAENAEFVKSLGASEVIDYTAAPFETQVAAVDVVLDTVGGDTLDRSYQLVKPGGMLLCLVQQPSQEKAAAAGIRAVWAGTKTLHAMQEVAKLLDKDLIRPYVRKVFVPLSSAAAAQDYSQLGGPGRGKIVLKIEE
- a CDS encoding winged helix-turn-helix transcriptional regulator encodes the protein MGADITAEHPLALTAKEKCMETGDHKDCLGVIMPVRDALDVINGKWKLPIIIAISRGHKRFRDIERNIPKITSKVLSKELKDLEAHKLVKRSVFDSQPVSVEYTLTPYADTLNPVIDALYTWGTAHRKTIFGSAADAQEVNGAQ
- a CDS encoding DsbA family oxidoreductase, with protein sequence MKVEIWSDIMCPFCYIGKRKFEAALDKFPEKDKIEVEWKSFQLNPDLKSTPGTNVYDYLAEHKGISRDQSVRMHQQVTQSASEVGLTYNFDKAVVANSFDAHRLIQMAKAQKLGDAAEEKLFIAYFTEGKNIADHEVLTDIGASIGLDRKAVVDMLASGEFAGEVNLDVREAEQLGARGVPFFVLDRKYGVSGAQPSEAFTQALTQAFGEWRKTQPLTTLETTEGPSCALDGTCD